In Geothermobacter ehrlichii, a genomic segment contains:
- a CDS encoding 50S ribosomal protein L25/general stress protein Ctc, which yields MAQAELNVTARTRTGKGGARAVRREKLVPAVVYGKGMEPCAITVDPRALDKALDDEAGWNTLITLKGDGPFDGKQVIVKDMQIDPLRREVLHVDFQAIDLSAKVSVMVPVHPVGKSEGEKLGGNLEVIRHELEVLCLPTDIPSAIEVDVAALNIGDVLHVADIQPPAGVEIPYDVNFTVITCTGHKPEAGEGAEGEEGAEGAESSEG from the coding sequence ATGGCTCAAGCAGAATTGAATGTCACCGCACGGACCAGGACCGGCAAGGGTGGAGCCCGCGCGGTTCGCAGGGAAAAACTCGTCCCGGCCGTGGTCTACGGCAAGGGGATGGAGCCCTGTGCCATCACCGTCGATCCCCGGGCGCTGGACAAGGCCCTGGATGACGAGGCCGGCTGGAACACCCTGATCACTCTCAAGGGCGACGGTCCCTTCGACGGCAAGCAGGTGATCGTCAAGGATATGCAGATCGACCCGCTGCGCCGCGAAGTGCTGCATGTCGATTTTCAGGCCATCGACCTGAGCGCCAAGGTCAGCGTCATGGTGCCGGTGCATCCTGTCGGCAAGTCTGAAGGGGAGAAGCTGGGCGGCAACCTGGAGGTCATCCGCCACGAGCTGGAAGTGCTCTGTCTGCCGACCGACATCCCCTCGGCCATCGAGGTCGATGTTGCGGCGCTGAACATCGGCGATGTTCTGCATGTTGCCGATATCCAGCCGCCGGCGGGGGTCGAGATCCCCTATGATGTCAACTTCACCGTGATTACCTGCACCGGCCACAAGCCGGAAGCCGGTGAGGGTGCCGAAGGCGAAGAGGGCGCAGAGGGCGCAGAGTCGTCCGAAGGCTGA
- the pth gene encoding aminoacyl-tRNA hydrolase encodes MKLIVGLGNPGERYRLTRHNIGFMVAERLAARNGLSLKRRGHQGIHGVGRVGNEQVTVLLPQTFMNHSGASVGSAVRSLGIAPGDLLVIHDDLDLDYGRIRFRAGGGHGGHNGLRHIIQVLGHGDFARCKLGIGRPPAGQEVVDYVLRPFGRDQARRLEELVDRAAEAVELFVTGGLQAAMNKFNNQVLTD; translated from the coding sequence GTGAAGCTGATTGTCGGACTTGGCAATCCCGGCGAACGTTACCGGTTGACCAGGCACAATATCGGCTTCATGGTGGCCGAGCGTCTGGCGGCTCGCAACGGCTTGTCACTGAAGCGGCGCGGACACCAGGGTATCCATGGCGTCGGTCGGGTCGGCAACGAACAGGTCACGGTGCTGTTGCCCCAGACATTCATGAATCACAGCGGCGCCAGCGTTGGTTCCGCCGTTCGGTCCCTCGGCATCGCGCCGGGAGATCTGCTTGTCATTCATGACGATCTCGATCTCGACTACGGCCGCATCCGCTTTCGGGCCGGAGGCGGTCATGGCGGTCACAACGGCCTGCGGCACATCATCCAGGTGTTGGGACACGGCGATTTCGCTCGTTGCAAGCTCGGCATCGGCCGACCGCCGGCCGGGCAGGAAGTCGTCGACTATGTGCTGCGCCCCTTCGGTAGGGACCAGGCCCGCCGGCTCGAGGAGCTGGTCGACCGAGCCGCCGAGGCGGTCGAGCTGTTTGTGACCGGCGGTCTGCAGGCCGCCATGAACAAGTTCAATAATCAGGTTCTTACGGACTGA